The Vibrio chagasii genome includes a region encoding these proteins:
- the apt gene encoding adenine phosphoribosyltransferase gives MNTEKISLIKASIKSIPDYPKAGILFRDVTSLMEDPAAYKATIELLAETYKDMGFTKIVGTEARGFLFGAPLALELGVGFIPVRKPGKLPRETVAQSYELEYGTDTLEIHTDAIVEGDKVLMVDDLLATGGTIEATTKLIRQLGGVVGHAAFVINLPEIGGDKRLEGLGLEVFSICEFDGH, from the coding sequence ATGAACACAGAAAAAATCTCTCTGATCAAAGCAAGCATCAAAAGCATTCCTGATTACCCTAAAGCGGGTATTTTGTTCCGTGACGTAACAAGCTTGATGGAAGACCCAGCAGCTTACAAAGCGACTATCGAGTTGTTAGCGGAAACATACAAGGACATGGGCTTTACTAAGATCGTTGGTACTGAAGCTCGTGGTTTCCTATTCGGTGCGCCTTTAGCATTAGAGCTAGGTGTTGGCTTCATCCCTGTGCGTAAGCCGGGCAAACTGCCTCGTGAAACTGTGGCACAATCTTATGAGCTTGAGTACGGCACAGATACACTAGAAATTCATACTGATGCTATCGTTGAAGGCGATAAAGTGCTGATGGTTGATGACCTACTAGCAACTGGCGGTACGATTGAAGCGACAACAAAGTTGATTCGTCAGCTTGGTGGTGTGGTAGGGCACGCTGCATTTGTAATTAATCTTCCAGAAATCGGTGGTGACAAGCGCTTAGAAGGCTTAGGTCTAGAAGTGTTTAGCATCTGCGAATTCGACGGCCACTAA
- a CDS encoding YbaN family protein, producing the protein MAGGLCIFLAVLGIVLPVLPTTPFLLLASACFMRSNPKVHKWIHEHKTLGPLLENWYQHGAVTKQVKTRGVFFILLSFALSIYFAPLIWVKAFLICVLVILLTWFMRLPTHELVADSKENHYH; encoded by the coding sequence ATTGCTGGTGGCCTTTGTATCTTTCTTGCAGTTCTAGGGATTGTATTACCCGTTCTGCCAACCACCCCATTCCTTCTTCTTGCTAGTGCATGTTTCATGCGAAGCAATCCAAAAGTTCACAAATGGATACATGAGCATAAAACGCTCGGTCCTCTGTTAGAAAACTGGTACCAACACGGCGCTGTCACCAAGCAAGTTAAAACGCGTGGCGTATTCTTTATCTTGTTGAGTTTTGCGTTATCTATCTACTTTGCTCCACTCATTTGGGTCAAGGCTTTCCTAATTTGTGTACTTGTTATTCTTCTCACATGGTTTATGCGACTTCCAACCCATGAGTTGGTTGCTGACAGCAAAGAAAATCACTACCATTAA
- a CDS encoding response regulator, with the protein MYKTHSQPVMTSAQEVMNQKCVMLVDDDPIFRRITGAYLEKVGYKVVEAENGLDALQKLRDAAPDLIVCDLSMPILDGIELVEELSLEYPSLPMIVVSATDDMSDVAKALRFGIKDFLAKPLEDHGHLSSAIANTLTDSFDNLSDQRDFSSQWFCVDDGGEIPEDQELHWHLNYLQDNPSAARDLLHALLPDKDTRQGSWRCSYRLLQSTEMMPLVFDYAWTMNGQFAFYLVDSASSENGGSATTLLVRALFHDYLRNRKDFSADLKDIAEILEKGIRCSACSTPVNALFGVANLAEGTISILPAGLDGRWSNGEMNQHIAAGERLGDNCKKNFITRDLPIEQGCQLSLSLLGAASFSLDIHQGTTD; encoded by the coding sequence ATGTACAAAACTCACAGTCAGCCAGTAATGACCTCGGCACAGGAAGTGATGAACCAGAAATGCGTAATGTTGGTTGATGATGATCCTATTTTTCGCCGTATAACCGGCGCTTACCTTGAAAAGGTTGGTTATAAAGTGGTTGAGGCTGAAAACGGACTGGACGCTTTGCAGAAGCTCAGAGATGCAGCGCCAGATTTAATTGTGTGTGACTTATCAATGCCGATCCTGGACGGTATCGAGCTTGTAGAAGAGCTCAGTTTAGAGTACCCATCACTGCCTATGATTGTGGTGTCTGCGACAGATGACATGTCTGATGTAGCGAAAGCACTACGATTTGGTATTAAAGACTTTTTAGCTAAGCCATTAGAGGACCACGGTCATCTAAGCAGTGCGATTGCCAACACATTAACAGATTCGTTCGACAACCTTTCAGATCAACGAGATTTCTCAAGCCAGTGGTTTTGTGTGGATGATGGAGGAGAGATCCCGGAAGACCAAGAGTTACATTGGCACCTGAATTACTTGCAGGACAACCCAAGCGCAGCAAGAGATTTGTTGCACGCGTTGTTACCAGACAAAGACACAAGACAAGGCTCATGGCGTTGCAGCTACCGTTTGTTGCAATCAACGGAAATGATGCCGCTTGTATTTGATTATGCATGGACGATGAATGGGCAGTTTGCTTTCTACCTTGTCGATTCAGCGTCTTCTGAAAATGGTGGCTCTGCGACTACCTTGTTAGTGAGAGCTTTGTTCCACGATTACTTAAGAAATAGAAAAGATTTTAGTGCTGACCTCAAAGATATCGCTGAAATTTTGGAGAAAGGGATTCGCTGCTCGGCGTGTTCAACACCTGTCAACGCGCTGTTTGGAGTTGCTAACCTCGCTGAAGGCACTATCTCAATTTTGCCTGCGGGTTTAGATGGGCGTTGGTCGAATGGTGAAATGAATCAACATATTGCAGCAGGTGAACGCTTAGGCGATAACTGTAAAAAGAACTTTATCACCAGAGATTTACCAATAGAGCAGGGCTGTCAGTTGTCGTTGAGCCTGCTTGGAGCGGCAAGTTTCAGCTTGGATATCCATCAAGGGACAACCGATTAA